CTCGTCGTAGGTGGCATGCAGGCGGAACGGCCAGCGGTGTTCGACCAGATGACGCACCACCGGCTCCAGGTCGTTCTCCATGTCGCCAGGCAGGTCCGGGCGCGGTTCACGGAAATCTTCGAAGTCGGCCGCCGAGAAGGTCAGCATCTCCCCTGCCCCGTTGTGGCGGAAGAAGTCGTTGCCCTGGTGCAGGGTCACGCTGCTGGTCCAGTTCTTGAAGTCGGCCAGTTCTTCCTTGGGCTTCTGGGTGAACAGGTTGTAGGCAATGCGCACGGTCAACTGTTTTTCGCGGTTCAACTGCTCGATCACCACGTAGTCGTCGGGGTAGTTCTGGAAACCGCCACCGGCGTCGATGCAGCTGGTAATGCCCAGGCGGTTCAGCTCGCGCATGAACTGCCGGGTGGAGTTGACCTGATAGTCCAGCGGCAGCTTCGGCCCCTTGGCCAGGGTGGCATAGAGGATCATCGCGTTGGGCTTGGCCACCAGCATGCCGGTGGGGTTGCCGTTGGCGTCGCGGACGATTTCACCGCCCGGCGGGTTCGGCGTGTCTCGGGTGTAGCCCACCACGCGCAACGCGGCACGGTTGAGCAAGGCGCGGTCGTAGAGATGCAGCAGGAACACCGGCGTGTCCGGCGCCGCCTGGTTGATTTCGTCGAGAGTCGGCATGCGCTTCTCGGCGAACTGGAATTCGTTCCAGCCGCCGACTACACGGACCCATTGCGGCGAGGGCGTGCGCGCTGCCTGATCCTTGAGCATGCGCAGGGCATCGGCCACCGAGGGCACGCCTTCCCAACGCAGCTCCAAGTTGTAGTTCAGGCCGCCGCGGATCAGGTGCAGGTGCGAGTCGTTGAGGCCCGGGATCACCGTACGCCCCTTGAGGTCGATGACCTGGGTGGCGCTGCCGCGCAGGGCCATGACCTCGGCTTCGCTGCCCACCGCGACGAAACGTCCGCCGCTGATGGCCACCGCGCTGGCCTTGGGATTCTCGCGGTCAACGGTGTGGAACTTGCCGTTGAACAGGATCAGTTCGACATTATTCATCGCAGTACCTTTGGCAGAAGATGGGGAGGTGCCGGACTGGCCGGCGAACGAGAAGGCAGGCAGGATCGCCGCCGCCGCGCTGAGCAGCGAACTGTTGGCGATGAAGCGCCGCCGCTGCAGATCGGTCTTGTCGTCACTCATGGGTCGACTTCCTGTCGTTGGCAGAAGCATTGAGCCAGCCAGCGCACAGCCGGGTGGCGGCCGGCATCATCAGGTACACCACCAGCAGGACGATGGTCAGGGTGATGAGCACGTTGCTCATGAAATAGCTCGACAACCAGGGGCGCAGCGCCAGTACGGGCTGCCACAGCAGTGGCACCAGCAGGCTGAGCGGCAGGATCACCAGGTACGACACCACGGCCTGCTTCCAGCGCGGCGGCGGTGGTTGCTCGTCGAAACCGGGGTTGAACCAGAACTCACTGTGCGGCGCGACCTGGGTCTGGTCCCCATCGGCCAGCATAGGCGCGGCCTCGCGCACCAGCTCGCGCCGCTGGTCAGAGTCCAGCCACTGCTGCATGGCCTCGGTGGAGGCGAAGCGCAACACCGAGGTGAATGCCTGCAGGCCGCCATTGCGACCGCGCATCACATCGACACCCAGGTGCCCGGGGGTCTGGCTGGCAATGGCGACGATGCGTTTGAGCCACTGTTCGTAGTGCGACTCGTGCCCTGCCTTGATCCGGTGGCGGATCACCAGGGTGACGACTTCGACGCTGGGCTCGCTCGCCTTGGCGTCGAGACGAGAGGTATCGGGCATTTCCGGCGGCTCCATGACTCATCGGTCGGGACACCAGGCCAGTCGGACGGCCTGGGTCGATTCGAGAGTGATGGTGCCGCCGATCAGCCTGCGGTAATTGGACGCATGTGCCGTGTTGGAAGTGAAACACTCACCCGATGGGCAGCGGCGCGGACATGTATTCCTGAATGCGCGCGCGCAACCAGCGTTCGGCCGGATCGTTGTCGTGCACCCCGCTCCAGACCATCGACAGCTCGGCCGGATCGATAGGGAACGGCGGGTCCTCGGCGCGCAGGCGACTGCCTTCCACCAGCGGACAGGCGGCATAGTCCGGGACGGTGGCAATCATCTCGGTGCCCGCCAGCAGCGCACGCAAGCCGTTGAACTGCGGCACCGCCAGCACCACCTTGCGCGTGCGGCCGACCTTGGCCAGGTCCAGATCGATATTGCCGCACAGGTCGCCGGAGAACGACACCATGGCATGCGGGCGCGAGCAGTAGTCGTCCAGCGTCAGCGGTTCGGGGCGCGCGTCACCACGAATCACCTTGCAGGGAATGTCGCGCAGTTTCTTGCGCTTGGCATTGGCCGGCAGGTCGACGGTCCAGCTCACGCCCACGGAAATCTCGCCACTGGCCAGCAGCGACGGCAGCAGCAGGTAGTTGGCACGGCGGATCACCACGATGATCCCCGGTGCCTCTTCACGCAGACGCGCCATGAGCGGCGGCAGCAGGCCGAACTCGGCATCGTCCGACAGACCGATGCGAAACACCTCGGTGCTGCTCGCCGGGTCGAAATCCTTGGCACGGCTCACAGCCCCGGAGATGGTATCCAGTGCCGGGCGGATTTCCTTGAGAATGTCCAGCGCCCGCGCCGTCGGCTCCATCACCCGGCCGTTGCGCAGCAGCAACTGATCGTCGAACAGGTCACGCAACCGCCCCAGTGCGGCACTCACCGCCGGCTGGCCGATGAACAGTTTTTCCGCCACGCGGGTCAGGTTGCGCTCGAACATCAGCGCTTCGAAGATCACCAGCAGGTTGAGGTCGACACGGCGCAGGTCGTTACGGTTCATGGGCGGCTTCCGGGCTCTGATGTGCGAAGGCAAGGCTTTGCATCAGTAGGCACGAAAGTCGCCGCACGGGCTTGTATGCATGTGCCTTGCAACGCCGGCACAAGCGGCTTCAGCCGTGAGACGCCGGCAGGATCAGCCTATCCGCTGTTATGAACATGCGCTCGCTTCGCGGCTGAAGCCGCTACCCCTGAATGACCAACATTGCGGCTAGCGCAGGTTGGTCTTGGCCAGCTCCAGCACCTCGCTGCCTCGCCCACTCAGCACCGCCTTGAGCATGTACAGGCTGAAGCCCTTGGCCTGGGCCAGCTTGATCTTCGGCGGCATGGCCAGCTCCTGCTTGGCCACCACCACGTCGAGCAGCACCGGGCCGGGATGGTCGAAGGCGCGGCGCAACGCCGCCGGCAGCTGCTCGGCGCTGTCCACGCGAATGCCGAGGATGCCAGCACCCAGCGCGATGCCGAAAAACTCGGTCGGATGCAGGTCGGTGCCGAACGGCACATAGCCGCCGGCTTTCATTTCCATATCGACGAACCCCAGCGAGCTGTTGTTGAACACCACCATTTTCACCGGCAGGTTCAGCTGGCGAACGCTCAGCAGGTCGCCGAGCATCATCGACAGGCCACCGTCACCGCACAGCGCCACCACCTGGCGCTGGGGAAACGCCACTTGCGCGCCCAGCGCCTGGGGCATGGCATTGGCCATGGAGCCATGGCTGAAGGAACCGAGCAGCCCGCGCTTGCCGTTCATGTGCAGATAGCGCGCCGCCCACAGGGTCGGGGTGCCGACGTCGACGGTGAACAACGCATCATCATCGGCCAGCTGGTCGACCATGCGCGTCAGGTACTGCGGATGGATCGGCTGGCCGGCCGGCGTCGGCGTGGCCAGCTCGTCCAGCTCGGCGCGGGATTTCGCGTAATGCTTGAGCGCCTTGTCCAGGAAGCGCCGATCGTCATGTGGCTTGAGGCGCGGCAACAGCGCCTCCAGGGTGTCGCGCACATTGCCGACCAGGCCGAGGTCGACCGGCACACGGCGGCCGAGCTGGGTCGGGTCGAGATCGATCTGCACCACCTTGGCCTTTTCCGGGTAGAAATTCCGGTACGGGAAGCTGCTGCCGAGAATCACCAGGGTGTCGCAGTTGAGCATGGCGTGGTAACCGGAGCTGAAGCCGATCAACCCGGTCATGCCCACGTCGAAGGGGTTGTCGTATTCGATGTACTGCTTGCCGCGCAAGGCATGCACCACCGGGGCCTTGAGCCGCTCGGCCAGGGCCACCACCTGGTCGTGGGCCTCGGCGCAACCGGCACCGCACAGCAGGGTCACTGCCTTGCTGCCATCGAGCAGTTGCGCCAGGGCCTGCAGTTCGCTTTCAGCCGGCAGCACCTGCGGGCGCAAGGCCTCGACCTTGCACAGCGGCGCCTCGGGCGCCGGCTGCAAGGCGACGTCACCGGGCAGCACGATGACTGCCACACCCTGCTGATGAACCGCCGCGCGCATGGCGCGCTCCAGAACCCTGGGGAACTGCTCGGCACTGCTGACCAGTTCGACGAAGTGACTGCACTCCTTGAACAACGCTTGCGGGTGGGTTTCCTGAAAATACTCCAGGCCGATTTCGGACGACGGAATGTGCGCGGCGATGGCCAGCACCGGCACCCGGCTGCGCTGGCAGTCGTACAGGCCGTTGATCAGGTGCAGGTTGCCCGGCCCGCAACTGCCCGCACACACCGCCAGGCGCCCGCTGGCCGCAGCCTGCGCGCCAGCGGCGAATGCTGCGGCTTCTTCGTGGCGGGTGTGCCGCCAGTTGATGGTTTTCAGGCGTCGCAAGCTATCGGACAGCCCGTTCAGGCTGTCCCCCGAAACGCCCCAGATGTCGGTGACGCCAGAAGCGGCGAGGCTAAGTGCGAGATGGTCGGCGATGGTCTTGGACATGCAGGCTTCCTGTATGAATGCGCAAGAAAGGCGTGAGCGGTATGGTTTTCTCGACCGCCCGCTGCGTCCTACAGTTCCAAAAAGCTGCGTCAGGCCATCTGGCTGGCGGCCTCGCGTGCTTCAAGGATGCGCGGCAGGTTGTCCTCGATCCAGCTGGCCAGCCCGTCGACCAGCGCAGCCACCTCCTCGCCCATCGGTGTCAGCCGGTATTCGACGTGCGGTGGTACCACCGGCAGTGCACGGCGCTCGACGAAGCCGTCCTGTTCCAGCTGCTGCAAGGTCTGGGCGAGCATTTTCTCGCTGACCCCGCCGATCTTGCGGCGCAGCTCGCTGAAGCGGTGCATGCCTTCACGCAACACCACCAGTACCAGCACGCC
The Pseudomonas sp. DTU_2021_1001937_2_SI_NGA_ILE_001 DNA segment above includes these coding regions:
- a CDS encoding antibiotic biosynthesis monooxygenase, whose amino-acid sequence is MPDTSRLDAKASEPSVEVVTLVIRHRIKAGHESHYEQWLKRIVAIASQTPGHLGVDVMRGRNGGLQAFTSVLRFASTEAMQQWLDSDQRRELVREAAPMLADGDQTQVAPHSEFWFNPGFDEQPPPPRWKQAVVSYLVILPLSLLVPLLWQPVLALRPWLSSYFMSNVLITLTIVLLVVYLMMPAATRLCAGWLNASANDRKSTHE
- the poxB gene encoding ubiquinone-dependent pyruvate dehydrogenase, translated to MSKTIADHLALSLAASGVTDIWGVSGDSLNGLSDSLRRLKTINWRHTRHEEAAAFAAGAQAAASGRLAVCAGSCGPGNLHLINGLYDCQRSRVPVLAIAAHIPSSEIGLEYFQETHPQALFKECSHFVELVSSAEQFPRVLERAMRAAVHQQGVAVIVLPGDVALQPAPEAPLCKVEALRPQVLPAESELQALAQLLDGSKAVTLLCGAGCAEAHDQVVALAERLKAPVVHALRGKQYIEYDNPFDVGMTGLIGFSSGYHAMLNCDTLVILGSSFPYRNFYPEKAKVVQIDLDPTQLGRRVPVDLGLVGNVRDTLEALLPRLKPHDDRRFLDKALKHYAKSRAELDELATPTPAGQPIHPQYLTRMVDQLADDDALFTVDVGTPTLWAARYLHMNGKRGLLGSFSHGSMANAMPQALGAQVAFPQRQVVALCGDGGLSMMLGDLLSVRQLNLPVKMVVFNNSSLGFVDMEMKAGGYVPFGTDLHPTEFFGIALGAGILGIRVDSAEQLPAALRRAFDHPGPVLLDVVVAKQELAMPPKIKLAQAKGFSLYMLKAVLSGRGSEVLELAKTNLR
- a CDS encoding amidohydrolase, giving the protein MNNVELILFNGKFHTVDRENPKASAVAISGGRFVAVGSEAEVMALRGSATQVIDLKGRTVIPGLNDSHLHLIRGGLNYNLELRWEGVPSVADALRMLKDQAARTPSPQWVRVVGGWNEFQFAEKRMPTLDEINQAAPDTPVFLLHLYDRALLNRAALRVVGYTRDTPNPPGGEIVRDANGNPTGMLVAKPNAMILYATLAKGPKLPLDYQVNSTRQFMRELNRLGITSCIDAGGGFQNYPDDYVVIEQLNREKQLTVRIAYNLFTQKPKEELADFKNWTSSVTLHQGNDFFRHNGAGEMLTFSAADFEDFREPRPDLPGDMENDLEPVVRHLVEHRWPFRLHATYDESISRMLDVFEKVNRDIPFNGLPWFFDHCETISPRNIERVRALGGGIAIQDRMAFQGEYFVERYGAKAAEATPPIKRMLAEGVPVGAGTDATRVSSYNPWTSLYWMVSGRTVGGLELYPEGLPRETALELFTHGSAWFSSEQGKKGQIRVGQLADLTALSADFFSVEPEAIKWIESVLTIVDGKVVYGADDFEPLGPKRLPVLPDWSPVAKVQGHWRPASPVLAQVHQCSGPCTVHAHSHEKARLSNAPVSDFQGFWGAFGCSCFAF
- a CDS encoding LysR substrate-binding domain-containing protein, whose translation is MNRNDLRRVDLNLLVIFEALMFERNLTRVAEKLFIGQPAVSAALGRLRDLFDDQLLLRNGRVMEPTARALDILKEIRPALDTISGAVSRAKDFDPASSTEVFRIGLSDDAEFGLLPPLMARLREEAPGIIVVIRRANYLLLPSLLASGEISVGVSWTVDLPANAKRKKLRDIPCKVIRGDARPEPLTLDDYCSRPHAMVSFSGDLCGNIDLDLAKVGRTRKVVLAVPQFNGLRALLAGTEMIATVPDYAACPLVEGSRLRAEDPPFPIDPAELSMVWSGVHDNDPAERWLRARIQEYMSAPLPIG
- a CDS encoding helix-turn-helix domain-containing protein codes for the protein MSDSSPSLFAQAMLGRPGELLASECPSRSALAHVCSRWGVLVLVVLREGMHRFSELRRKIGGVSEKMLAQTLQQLEQDGFVERRALPVVPPHVEYRLTPMGEEVAALVDGLASWIEDNLPRILEAREAASQMA